The Thermocladium sp. ECH_B genomic sequence TCCATCAGTTATGGAGGGGGAGTAATCGCGGCCCACCCTATAGTACAGGGGCCCATCATGCCTCAACGCCGCCGGGAGGCTCCTCTCCACGTCGGCCGCATCGGCTGGAACCACTATTGAGAAGTTGGGCAATACGCGCATCAACGCTATGTCCTCAAGCACTTGATGGGAGGAGCCATCCGATATGTCGGAGTAACCCGCATGCGTGCCTATTAACTTCACATTAAGATTCATCCTTGCCACGGTATTCCTCGCCTGCTCCCATGCCCTCATTAGGAACATGGCGAAAGCCACTGCCGCCGGCCTCATGCCGGCCCCCGCCAATCCAGCCGCCACGCTGACCAATTCCTGCTCCGATATCCCGACATCTATGTACCTGGAGCCGTGGTTCTTGGCGACCATGGATGCACGCGTGGGTCCACCCACGTCTGCGGTGAGCACCACTAAATCGCTTAGCTCATCCATGGCCCTCACAAGGGACTTGCCGAGGGAGTCCCTCATGGATGCGGAGGGGCGGGGAGACTGGGAGGGACGCTGGAGACTAGTGTTCTCTATCTCTGGGCACCCATTTCCATGAATTGTCCTCGCTATTATGGCCTTGGGCCTACCCCTCACGCCGAGTAGCCTAATTATTTCCCGCACTAATTGATCCACGTCGTGTCCATTGACTTGAGCCACCTCGAGCCCCAGGGCCTCCATCGCCTTAAAGGCCCTCTCCTTAATGGGCCTCACTGGTCCATCCAGTTGAAAACCATTGGCATCAATCACTATCAATAAGTTATCCAGGCCCCTATTCACGGCATCCATTAATGCCTCCCATGCCTGGCCCTCATCTAATTCGCCGTCGCCCACCAGAACCAGGACATTATTGGGCTTGCCGCTTAACTTAAGCGCTGTTGCTAAGCCAATGGCGTACCCAAGGCCCTGGCCCAGGCTCCCCGTGCTCGCGTCAACCCCCGGCGTCGGTACCTCGGGGTGTCCCTGGAGCCTACTATGTATGTCCTGTATAGTGGGTAATTCATCCCTGCTCAGTAATCCAAGCTCGGCTAGCACCGCGTAAAGCGCTGGAGCAGCGTGCCCCTTGGATAGGATCACCCAGTCACCCCCATTAATTACCTTACCCACGTAGTACAGGGAGGCTATTATTTCCAGGCTGCTTAGGGAGGAGCCGAGGTGAATCGAGTCGCGGCGGCTCATTTCCATTAATGATTTACGGGATTCTAGGGAGATCTTCTTAATTTCTCCCGCTATTATAGATATTCCAATTGCATCTAGACCCCTCTCTATACCATATTTATAAGCATTGCCCCCATCCACGTCAACCATGAATCCTCACCCCCCTTAACTCGCGCGCCAGCCTTGGATCCCTCATTATCGCGGTGCCCACTAAAACCGCGTTGGCCCCCGCCCCAGCCAACTTCTCCGCGTCCAGCCTAGACGAGACCCCGCTCTCCGCGATAATTAGGTCGGCGCGGCCCCGAATCCCTCTAATCACCTCCACAACTGACTCCAGGGATAGGGAGAGATTATCTAGGTTCCTCGAATTCACTCCAAGCAGTTCCCCCGGAAACTCATCCAGCGCCGCGGCGGCGTCCGAGGCATTATCGACCTCCAGCAATACTTGAAGCCCCCTCCCATGCGCGTAATTGATTAGGCTACTCCTCTCCTCCCGCCCCAATGCCCTATATATGATTAAGACCGCTGATGCGCCTAGGCTCCTAGCCACGTCTATTTGGTGCTTATCCACCACGAAGTCCTTGAATAACACGGGTCTCCCGGTCGCCGCCGCTGCCTTAACGAAGATGTAGTTGCCGCCGAAGTATATGGGCTCCGCCAACACGCTGAAGCCAGTCACTGAGTCCCTAAGCGATGAGAAGTAGGTCCAGGGATCAATGCTTAGATTAATCACGCCAGAGGGACTCATCCGCTTATACTCAGCTATTAGGCCTAGCCTGCCGTCCTCATTATCCTCCTCAATGGCTCTCCTCATGTCCCCCGGCTCCACCATGGCCCTCTCCGTCTCAACTCGCTTCCTTGCCGCCATTATCGCGTCATCCAGGAAACCCATGGTCACACCTCGTTCAGGAAATTGCCCAGTATCTTCATGCCCACCTGGGTCCCCACGCTCTCCGGGTGGAACTGAACCCCGAAGATGGGGTGCTCAACGTGGTGGATCCCCATTATCTCATTATCATCCATCGACACCGCGTCCACGATTAGCTCGCTCGGCACGTCATCTATGACGAGGCTGTGATACCTCATTGCGCTGAACTCGGGAGCCAAGCCCAGGTAGAGGGGGGACTCCATTCTCCGTATCTTGCTTGCCTTGCCGTGCCTAATCGTCCTCGCCCGCCTAATTCTAGCCCCAAAAACGGCGCCAATTAATTGATGCCCCAAGCAAATGCCGAGGATTGGAATACGGCCCCTGAAGTAAATAACGGCGTCCCTGGATACACCGACGTCCCTCTTATTGAGGGGGGAACCCGGGCCTGGCGATATTATTAGCCTATCTGGCCTCATCCTGGCGAGCGCCTTCACGGAAACCTCATCATTCCTGACAACAATGGGCCTACTGCCTAGTTCCCCCACGTATTGAGCCACGTTATAGACGAATGAGTCGTAGTTATCTATTATAACCGTTAGATCCATGACTTGATCACCCTCTTGAGGCTGGCCAACTTATGCTCAGTTTCCTGGTACTCCAATTCAGGCACGGAATCAAACACTATGCCCGCCCCAGCCTGAACCCTAAGGACGCCCCCGGCCGCGAACATGCTTCTAATGGTTATGGC encodes the following:
- a CDS encoding transketolase yields the protein MRDSLGKSLVRAMDELSDLVVLTADVGGPTRASMVAKNHGSRYIDVGISEQELVSVAAGLAGAGMRPAAVAFAMFLMRAWEQARNTVARMNLNVKLIGTHAGYSDISDGSSHQVLEDIALMRVLPNFSIVVPADAADVERSLPAALRHDGPLYYRVGRDYSPSITDGLNYEFKLGRGVVLEDGSDIAIIGAGPILWDAIMAVKELGKRGVSVSVINMASVKPLDEDLILKYAKKTGAVITVEEHMAQGGLGSSVAELLSTRYAVPIRVIGAHGFGRSARSVRDLLMRFGVNYRSIINAAMDLLNAR
- a CDS encoding anthranilate synthase, which encodes MDLTVIIDNYDSFVYNVAQYVGELGSRPIVVRNDEVSVKALARMRPDRLIISPGPGSPLNKRDVGVSRDAVIYFRGRIPILGICLGHQLIGAVFGARIRRARTIRHGKASKIRRMESPLYLGLAPEFSAMRYHSLVIDDVPSELIVDAVSMDDNEIMGIHHVEHPIFGVQFHPESVGTQVGMKILGNFLNEV